Sequence from the Microscilla marina ATCC 23134 genome:
AGGATTCAACCCAACGACGAAGATATTTGGATTAACTTAGGGGTAGCTTACGAAGGCTTAGGTAAATACGAAGATGCCATTGTGGCTTATCAAAAAGCGATTGGGATCAGACCTAACTATGAAAAAGCTTGGTTTAATTTAGGGGTAAACTATGAATGGCTGGATAAATATGAAGAGGCTATTATTGCTTACCAAAAGGCTATAGAGATTAAGCCTGGTTATGAAAATGCCTGGATTAACTTAGGGGTGGTTTATAAAGGTTTGGGTAAGTATAATGATGCGATTACTGCTTACCAAAAAGCGATCGAGATTAACCCCAATTTTGAACAGGCATGGGCTAACTTAGGCGTTACTTATGACGACTTAGGTAAATACGAGGATGCCATTGTAGCTTATCAAAGAGCGATCGAGATTAGACCTAACTACGAAAAAGCCTGGGTCAACTTAGGGGTGGTTTACAAAAGTTTAGGCAAGTATGATGATGCGATTGCTGCCTATCAAAAAGCTATCGGGATCAAGCCTGATTTTGAACAAGCCTGGATCAATTTAGGTGTTACTTATGACGACTTAAATAACTATGAAGAAGCCATTGTAGCCTATCAAAAAGCCATAGAGTTTAACTCAGCAAATAAAGAACTATTACTGGACATAGGTTGGCTTTACTTTATTCAGGGAAAATCTCAATCTGCCAAACCCTATTTTGAGCAATCCATAGAGTTATCTCATTCTCAAATGAATTTGGGGCATGTATATTTGACAGAGGGTGATGCACAAAAGGCAATGGAGTTTTACCAACAAAGCCTACATAATATTGAAGACAAAGCCGAGTTCTTTGAAGGTTTTCAAAGCGATTTCCCCTACCTCGAAAAGCAAGGTATCAATCGTGAAGCATTTGATGAAATAGTGACACAATTGAAGCAACAAAGTGTCAATGATGAATTGCCAGATTAGCGTATAAATACTTGTGGCTTGTAGCTTGCCTCTTGTTGCTGACTTGCTTAACACTTTTTTAACATCCCCAAAAAATGATAAATTCCGCCGAAAGGCACCTGCCCCACCTGTGTTTACCTGAATAAAAGCCCCCACCTGTAAAGAGTTTTGGATAGCCAAAAATGAAGATGTAGTTTGTCGGGATAAGGACTGAATTGATGGTTAAAATAATTAAGTTCATCGGGCAAGCCATTTTTTTATAAAAAAGTGATCTCCCTAATTTACAAAAGTATCACTTCTTCTTTCACCCCTGATTTTATAAGTTTAAATACCTCCAGATTATTTTTAAAGAGTTGATGTGATGGTGGCTAGTAATATTAAACATGGGAATAATACAATTTTTAGTGAGAGGCTGGTTTTGTTCCTACAAAAATAGCTTCCAAGTGGCAAGGCAAACAGTTAATTTAGGGGGATTAAAAACAACTATAGTGTCATAACATAATACTCCACTGGTTTTTTCAGTAAGGAAAACAGTGTTCTTAAAAGCTAAAGCATTGCCAAATAATGGATGTTGGCTTTACTACAATGGCTTCTAACTAACAAAATTATAAACACTTAAAAAAAGTAACTTATAAACTTGTTAGCTACCCGTGGAACAGGACATAGCATCGGTATCTAAAGACTTGCACCTGTCGTTGCTATGGACTATCGACTGAATAAGGTGGATTATTGATAACATTTATATTATGCAGAAACATATACAAAATATTTTGTGGGCAGTTTTTATCTTGCTTTGCGCCACCTTGCCAGGGCAAGCCCAAAAACTGGACATGAAAAAGCTCAAAGGAATGAAAGCCCGTAACATTGGACCTGGTGGGATGAGCGGAAGAGTTACATCAATAGATGCCTTATATGATCACCCCAACATCATCTATTGTGGTACAGCATCGGGTGGTTTGTGGAAGTCAGAAAGTGGTGGAGTGGATTGGAAACCTATCTTTGAAAAAGAAAAAATAGCCTCGGTAGGTGCCGTAGCAGTAAACCAGCAAAACCCTCATATAGTGTGGGTAGGTACAGGAGAAGGAAACCCTCGGAATAGCCAAACCAGTGGGGGAGGGGTGTTTCGTAGCCAAGACGGTGGCAAAACCTGGAAACTAATGGGACTTGAGAAAACCCGCACCATTCACCGCATTGTGTTGCACCCAACCAATCCTAATATTGTATATGTGGGAGCGCAAGGTTCTGCCTGGGGCGATCACCCCGAGCGTGGCGTATACAAAACTGTAGATGGCGGAAAAACCTGGAAAAAAATACTTTCTGCCAACGACCGCACCGGGGTAGCCGATATGGTGATGGATCCTACCAACCCTAACAAACTCATCGTAGCCTTATGGGAGTTTCGCCGTTGGCCTTATAAGTTCAAATCAGGGGGCAAAGGTTCAGGTTTGCACGTAACCTTTGATGGTGGCGAAAGCTGGAAAAAACTTAGCAGTAAAGATGGTTTGCCTAAAGGCAACTTGGGTAGAATGGGGCTTGCCATTGCTCAGAGTAATCCCAATGTAGTATATGCTTTTATCGAAGCTAAGAAAAATGGCATTTATAAATCTACCGATGGAGGGCTTAAGTGGCGCAATGTGGGGGCTAAAGGTCCTTTTGGCAATCGCCCTTTTTATTATGCCGACATTTATGTAGATACCCAAAACGAAAATCGTTTGTATAGTCTGTGGTCTAATTATTCGCGTAGCGAAGATGGCGGAAAAACCTGGAAAATGATTGGTGGGTATATGAACAATGTACACCCTGACAACCACGCCATGTGGATTCACCCTAAAAATAGTAAACTCATGATGCTGGGCAACGATGGTGGAATGTACATTAGCCGCGACCAGGCAAAGACCTGGAGGTTTATGAATAACATTGCAGTAGCGCAATTTTACCACATCAATGTTGACAATGCTACGCCTTACCATGTATATGGTGGTATGCAAGACAATGGTTCTTGGGGTGGCCCTGCCTATGTATGGCGCAGGGGAGGTATTCGTAATAGTTATTGGCAAGAGCTTAGTTTTGGTGATGGTTTCGACGTAGTACCTACTTCGCCTACTACTGGTTACTCTATGTCACAACAAGGTTTTATGGGACGATACGACCGTAAAACCGGAAGCCAGGAACTGCTACGTCCTGTGCACCCCGAAGGCAAAACTTTGCGCTTTAACTGGAACGCGGCAATTGCTATAGACCCTTTTGATAAAAACACGGTATACTTCGGTAGTCAATATGTACACAAAAGCATCAATGGTGGTGAAGACTGGAATATTATTTCGGAAGACTTGACCACCAACGACCAGGAAAAACAAAAAGAAAGCAACAAAACCGGAGGCTTGACCCCTGACATTACGGGTGCCGAAAACTTCAACTCTATTTTGGTCATTGAGCCCAGTCCTAAAAAGCAAGGCTTGTTATGGGTGGGTACCGACGATGGCAAACTACAGATTACCCGCGATGGGGGCAAAACCTGGGAAGATTTGACCAGCCGCCTGAAGGGAGTACCCGCCGGAAGCTGGATTCCCCAAATCAGGGCATCTAAGTACAACGAAGGCGAAGCGTTTGTAGTGATTAACAACTATCGTCGCGATGATTGGAAGCCTTACTTATTGCACACCACCAACTATGGCAAAAGCTGGAAGAACCTGGTAGACACCGACAAAGTATGGGGGTACATGCGCTCGTTTGTGCAAGACCCGGTAGAACCTAAGCTCATGTTTGCAGGTACCGAGTTTGGGTTGTATGTAAGCATAGACGCAGGCGCAAATTGGACAAAATGGACAAATGGTTACCCTACAGTATCTACTATGGATATGGTGATTCATCCCCGCGAGCACGATTTGGTGATTGGTACTTTTGGCCGTGCAGCGTATGTATTAGATGACATTCGCCCTTTGCGGGTGCTTGCCAAAGAAGGTAGCAAAAAAGTAATGGAGCAAAAAATCAAAGTATTTACTCCACCTACTGCAGTACTGGCAAGCTATCAGCAAGGTGCTGGCGGGCGTTTCTTTGCGCAAGGTGAGTTTGCCGGGCAAAACCGTCGTCGTGGTGCAATGTTGAGTTTTTGGGTAAGCAAGCCCCAAAAGAAGGGTGGTCAGAAAGCCAAAGCAGACAGTAAAACGAAAACTGCTACAAAAGACCCTAAGGATAAAAAGAAAATGAAGAAAAAAGGCAAGCAGGTTAAACTAGAGGTATTTGATGAAAGTGGTACTTTGATTCGAACGCTTAAAGTAAAGCCCCGCAATAACGGCTTAAATCGTACTTACTGGAGGTTAGATCGCAAAGGAGTTCGTTTTCCTTCTTATCGCAACGCAGGGCGTAAACGCCGAGGCAAAGGTGAGCCAGGTGGTGCCAGAGTGGTTCCAGGTACTTACAAGATACGTATGAGCTACTTGGGGCAAAAAGACTCTACTACCATTAAGGTAATAGCTGACCCACGCAAGAGTGAGCCAATAAGTGTAGCAAAAGCAAAGCTTGAAACTGCAGAGAAAATGATGCAAAAGGTAGCGGTATTAACCAAAGCCGTAAACCGCATGAAAGAAGCGAAAAAAACTATGAAAACAGCCATGGCACAGCTCAAAGGTCAAAAAGGTGATGGCGTGAAAGCAGCTCGCAAGAAAGGCAAAGACACCAAAAAGAAAATGAAAAAGCTAATGGAAATGGTGCTGGGCAAACAAAAACAAAAGGGAATCAACCGCAACCCAAAACTAGTAACCCAACAATTAGGCATGGCATCTTACTATATGAGCAATGCTTTTGGTGCGTTTAACAGCAACCAGAAAAACATGATGCGTCTTGCCGAAAAAGCAATGAAGGATGCTGTGAATCAAATCAATGAATTTTTTGCCACAGACTGGAAAGAGTTCCGTACTGCGGTAGAAAATGCCAAACCTAAACTGTTTAAAGACTATCAACCTTTGAAAATGGACTAACTTTTTAGAATTTGTCAATCAAAGTATATAACGCCACTGGAGCATACTCTAGTGGCGTTTTTGCGTTGACTAAAATTTAATGTTTTGAATGTCAGGTTTTTATGTATTTTTGGCTAATTTTTTTAGCAATTGATTTTTTTAATTAGCATAAACTATTAACTTTGTGTCAGCATAGTCCAAAAATGTTGGGGGTAGGTCCTTTAATTTAATTAAAGGGCTTCCTTCAATTTTTTTCCTCCCCTCCCTCTCCTTATATATTTTCAATACTCCCTCACTTATACAACCAAATGTAAACACACACACACATTAAAATAAGTATGTACCCATTTGATTTTTAGCTCGTCCTCAGGTGTTAATTTCCACACCATAGCTATGAACTATGTATTGATATTCCCAAAAAGCATAGTTTCATTCCATAAAAACATAAATACGATGTTTCCTAAAATCAATGTATTTCGTAAATTTAAAACGAGAAATTATAGTTTTTCGAATTTTATCCTAAAAATGGGAGCCATCTCTAAGCAATTAGTACCTCTAACAAAGTGAAATGAGGGCAACCTAAATCATTGCACCATGAAACAAATTCAAGCTCTAGCACGCGCAGGTTATATTACAGCCTGTATACTTACTGTTGTAGGAGTATATGCTTGCCTTAGTCGTTACATTTTACCTGAAGGAGTACATCTCTGGTTATCCAATATTTTATATGGTACAGACTATACCCGCGATGCATTACCTGCGCTTGCCTCTAAGCCTGGCATTGAAGTAGTACACCGTATTTTTGGTGCAGCATACCTTATCATAGGGCTCATGCAGTTTAGCAAAAGTTTTCGCCGAAAACGTCCTCAATTGCACCGTACTTTGGGCAAAATATTTATGGTATTCAGTATTACAGGAGCTGTGTCTGGCATCTTGTTCGCCATTTTAGTGCCTTTTGCTGGTGTAGTAGAACTGATACCCGTATTGCTATTTGCTTCGTTTATGATATATGCCACTTATAGAGCCTATGCCCATATTCGTAGGGGGGAGGTTACTCAGCACCGCGAATGGGTTGCCCGTAGTTATGCTATAGGTTTAGGAGTTGCTTCTATCCGAGTGGTGTTTTTAATCTTGAAACAAATGATCATAGCGAACGATCGCGATATTTTGATGGCAGCATTTTGGCTAGGTTGGATACTTACCCTAAGCGCAGTAGAAGTATATAATCAAATGTTACAGGCACATACCAATAAACGTAAAGCAAAAGCTACGGCATAACTTTATCAAACCACAGGAAAACTGTTGTTCCGCAGTACTAAGTCTTGTGTAGAGGAAAACTAATGGTAAACGTAGTACCTTTGTCAGGCTCGCTTGTTACGCTAATGTCAGCCTTCATCGCCTCCAGTTGAGTTTTTACCAAATATAGCC
This genomic interval carries:
- a CDS encoding WD40/YVTN/BNR-like repeat-containing protein gives rise to the protein MQKHIQNILWAVFILLCATLPGQAQKLDMKKLKGMKARNIGPGGMSGRVTSIDALYDHPNIIYCGTASGGLWKSESGGVDWKPIFEKEKIASVGAVAVNQQNPHIVWVGTGEGNPRNSQTSGGGVFRSQDGGKTWKLMGLEKTRTIHRIVLHPTNPNIVYVGAQGSAWGDHPERGVYKTVDGGKTWKKILSANDRTGVADMVMDPTNPNKLIVALWEFRRWPYKFKSGGKGSGLHVTFDGGESWKKLSSKDGLPKGNLGRMGLAIAQSNPNVVYAFIEAKKNGIYKSTDGGLKWRNVGAKGPFGNRPFYYADIYVDTQNENRLYSLWSNYSRSEDGGKTWKMIGGYMNNVHPDNHAMWIHPKNSKLMMLGNDGGMYISRDQAKTWRFMNNIAVAQFYHINVDNATPYHVYGGMQDNGSWGGPAYVWRRGGIRNSYWQELSFGDGFDVVPTSPTTGYSMSQQGFMGRYDRKTGSQELLRPVHPEGKTLRFNWNAAIAIDPFDKNTVYFGSQYVHKSINGGEDWNIISEDLTTNDQEKQKESNKTGGLTPDITGAENFNSILVIEPSPKKQGLLWVGTDDGKLQITRDGGKTWEDLTSRLKGVPAGSWIPQIRASKYNEGEAFVVINNYRRDDWKPYLLHTTNYGKSWKNLVDTDKVWGYMRSFVQDPVEPKLMFAGTEFGLYVSIDAGANWTKWTNGYPTVSTMDMVIHPREHDLVIGTFGRAAYVLDDIRPLRVLAKEGSKKVMEQKIKVFTPPTAVLASYQQGAGGRFFAQGEFAGQNRRRGAMLSFWVSKPQKKGGQKAKADSKTKTATKDPKDKKKMKKKGKQVKLEVFDESGTLIRTLKVKPRNNGLNRTYWRLDRKGVRFPSYRNAGRKRRGKGEPGGARVVPGTYKIRMSYLGQKDSTTIKVIADPRKSEPISVAKAKLETAEKMMQKVAVLTKAVNRMKEAKKTMKTAMAQLKGQKGDGVKAARKKGKDTKKKMKKLMEMVLGKQKQKGINRNPKLVTQQLGMASYYMSNAFGAFNSNQKNMMRLAEKAMKDAVNQINEFFATDWKEFRTAVENAKPKLFKDYQPLKMD
- a CDS encoding DUF2306 domain-containing protein translates to MKQIQALARAGYITACILTVVGVYACLSRYILPEGVHLWLSNILYGTDYTRDALPALASKPGIEVVHRIFGAAYLIIGLMQFSKSFRRKRPQLHRTLGKIFMVFSITGAVSGILFAILVPFAGVVELIPVLLFASFMIYATYRAYAHIRRGEVTQHREWVARSYAIGLGVASIRVVFLILKQMIIANDRDILMAAFWLGWILTLSAVEVYNQMLQAHTNKRKAKATA
- a CDS encoding tetratricopeptide repeat protein, which codes for RIQPNDEDIWINLGVAYEGLGKYEDAIVAYQKAIGIRPNYEKAWFNLGVNYEWLDKYEEAIIAYQKAIEIKPGYENAWINLGVVYKGLGKYNDAITAYQKAIEINPNFEQAWANLGVTYDDLGKYEDAIVAYQRAIEIRPNYEKAWVNLGVVYKSLGKYDDAIAAYQKAIGIKPDFEQAWINLGVTYDDLNNYEEAIVAYQKAIEFNSANKELLLDIGWLYFIQGKSQSAKPYFEQSIELSHSQMNLGHVYLTEGDAQKAMEFYQQSLHNIEDKAEFFEGFQSDFPYLEKQGINREAFDEIVTQLKQQSVNDELPD